AGGTCCTCTCGAGGAAGCCCCGGTCGTGCTCGGAGTCGATGCCAAACGCGAAGAGCGCCCAGCGCAGCTCCCCGCGGGCGTGGAGGAGCTCGAGGCGCGCGAGCGCGCCGAGACTAGACGCGCGCCTCATGCCCGCACGCCCTCCCGGGCAAGGCGGCCGCCCTCGAGGCGCACGACGAGGTCGGGCTCGAGGGCGGGCACGTCGTGGTGGCAGCTCAGGAGAATCGCCGCGCCCGCGCGTGCCGCGCAGGAGAGCTCCCCGGAGAGCGCGCGGGCGGCCTCGGGGTCGAGCGGGCCGTGGGGCTCGTCGAGCAGCACCACGCGCGGCGACAGCATAAGCGCGAGCACGCAGGCGAGCTTCTCGCGCATCCCGCGCGAGTACGACGAGGGCAGGGCCTGCTCATGGCCCGCGAGGCCGAGGCTCCCCATGAGCTCTTCAGCCCGGGGTCCAAGGTCGCGCGCGTCGTTGGCGGCAAGCACGAAGGAGATGTGCTCGGCGGCCGTGAGGTCGTCGTAGAAGGCGGGGACGTCGGGCACATAGACCAGCTCGCGCGGGGCGAGGCGGCGCCGGCCGCCAAAGGGGTTCCCGTCGAGCAGGACCGCGCCCGCGCTCGGGGCGAGCCATCCCGCGAGGCAGCGCAGAAGCGTCGACTTGCCCGCACCGTTGGGCCCCACGAGAAACGCGACCTGGCCCGCCTCGAGCGAGAGTGATACGTCCTCCCAGACCGGCTCGTCCCCGTAGGAGAAACCAAGTCCGCGCGCCTCCAGAGCAGCCGTCATGGCACTTCCCTTCGCGTCGTCGCCTGCCTGCCGAAGCGCCCTGCGGGCGCCCCCTACGAGAAGTCCCGTATCTGCTCGGTGACCTGCGCGATCATGGCCTCGAGCTCGGCGGCCTGGGCACGCTTCTTCTCGATGACCTCGGGCGCGGCCTTGGCGACGAAGCCGGCATTGCCGAGGGTTCTCTCGACGCTCGCAAGGTCCTTCTCGGCCCGGGCGAGCTCCTTGGAGAGACGAACGCGCTCGGCCTCCAGGTCGATGACATCGCCGAGTTCGACGAAGACCTCGAGTGCGCCGTCGGACACGGAGACGGAACCCACGGGCTTTCGGGCCTCCGGGCCAAAGGAGAGCCCCACGTTGGCCAGACGCTCGGCGAGCGGCGCGAGCGTCGTGAAGCGCGCGGCGTCGGCCTCCCCCATGCGCGCGGAGGTCACGAGTCGCTCCTTGGGCGACAGGCGGTATCGGGCGCGCGTGGAGCGCACGGCGCCCACCACCGAGCGCAGGAGCTCGAAGGATCCCTCGGCCTCGTCGTTAACGAGGCCGGCGTAGGCCTCGGGCTCTGGCCACGCCGCGACCATGAGGAACTGCGCGTCGTGCGCGTCGAGGCCGCTCGCGGGCAGGGCGTCCCAGACGGACTCCGTCACGAACGGCATCACGGGGTGCAGAAGGCGCATGCAGGTGTCCAGGGCGAAGACGAGGTTGCGCTGGACCTGGAGCCGCTCAGCGGCGTCTTCGCCGACCAGGCGCCCCTTGCAGAGCTCGACGTACCAGTCGCAGACCTCGTTTCTGAAGAAGGACTCGAGACCGCGCGCATAGTCGCCGAACTCATAGGACTCGAGCTGGCCGGTGGCGAGCTCGACCTCGCGGGCCAGCCGCGAGAGCATCCAGGCGTCGGCCTCGGTGGCGGCCGCGGCCGGGCCCGGCTCGTAGCCGTCGAGGTTCATCTGGACGAAGCGGCTCGCGTTCCAGACCTTGGTCACGAAGCCCTTGGCCTGCTCGGTGCGCGGGCTCTCCAGGAGCTCGTGGGTCTTCTTGTCGATCGTGGCGTCGAACTTGACGTCCTGGTTGTTGGTGACGAGCGTGAGCAGGTTGAAGCGCATGGCGTCCGCGCCGTACTTCTCGATGAGCTCCATGGGGTCCACGCCGTTGCCCTTGGACTTGGACATGCGGCTGCCGTCCTTGGCCAGGATCGTGGCATAGATGTAGACGTCGTGGAAGGGGACCTCGTCGGTGAAGTACAGGGAGCTCATGATCATGCGGGCGACCCACAGGGCGATGATGTCACGGGCCGTGACCAAGACCTTGGTGGGATGGTGGCCGGCGAGCCCCTCGGGGTGCTCGGGCCAACCCTGCGTGGCGAAGGTCCACAGCTGACTCGAGAACCACGTGTCGAGCACGTCAGGGTCCTGGTGCACCTTGGCCCCGCAGTGCGGGCAGACGTCCACGTCCTCCTCAAGGGCGTCCTCCCAGCCGCACTCATCGCAGTAGAAGACCGGGATGCGATGGCCCCACCACAGCTGGCGCGAGATGCACCAGTCCTTGAGGTTGTCCATCCAGGTGAGGTAGGTCTCGGTCCAGCGTTCGGGGTGGAAGCTCACCTCGCCGGAGCGCACCACCTCGGTCGCGCGCTCCTTGAGCTTGTCGACGGCGACGAACCACTGCTCAGAGAGCCAGGGCTCGAGCACGGTGTCGCAGCGGTAGCAGTGCATGACGGAGTGGTCGAGCTCCTCGACCCTCTCGAGCAGGCCATGCTCGTCGAACCAGGCGACCACGGCCTCGCGGCACGCGTCGCGGTCCATGCCGGAGAACTCCCCATAGCCCTCGACCACGTGGGCGTGCTCGTCGAAGATGTTGATCTGGGGCAGGTCGTGGGCCTGGCCCATGGCGTAGTCGTTGGGGTCGTGCGCGGGCGTGACCTTGACGAAGCCCGTGCCGAAGTCCGCGTCCACGTGCCAGTCCGCGAAGATGGGAATCTCGCGGTCCACGATGGGGAGCACGACCGTCTTGCCCACGAGCCCGGCCTTGGCCTCGTCGGAGGGGCTCACCGCGATGCCCGTGTCGCCGAGCATGGTCTCGGGGCGCGTGGTGGCCACGGTGACGTGGTCGATGCCGTCGACGGGCTCCGCAAGCGGGTAGCGCAGGTACCACAGGTGGCCCTTCTCGTCCTTGTACTCGGCCTCGTCGTCGGAGATGGCCGTGGCGCAGCTGGGGCACCAGTTGACGATGCGCTTGCCCCGGTAGATGAGGCCGCCGTGATACCAGTCGCAGAAGACCTTGCGCACCGCGCGGCTGAACTCGGGGCTCATGGTGAACTTCTCGTCGGAGAAGTCGATCGAGCAGCCCATGCGCTTGATCTGGCTGACGATGGTGCCGCCGTACGCGCGCGTCCAGTCCCAGCACGCGTCGAGGAACTTCTCGCGCCCGATCTTGAGGCGGCTCACGCCCTCGTCCTTGAGCTTCTTGTCGACCTTGGTCTGCGTGGCGATGCCGGCGTGATCGGTGCCCAGAATCCAGCGGGTGGAGCGGCCGCGCATGCGGCTGTAGCGCACGTAGGTGTCCTGGATCGTGTCGTCCATGGCGTGGCCCATGTGGAGGATGCCCGTCACGTTGGGGGGCGGAATCACGACGGTGCAGTCACCGACGCCCTTGCTGCGCTGGTAGCAGCCGGCGTCGATCCACTTCTGGATGAGCTCGGGCTCTGCGGCCTGGGGGTCATAGGTCTTGGGCATCTCTTCCACGACAGATCCTTCCGAAGAAACGATAAACGCCCACCAGAATAGCACGCGCGGGCGCGGGGCCGAGGGGCCCTCTCTTCCGGGTTTGGGTTTGCGCCCTTGTACGACCGGGCAAGCCACGACGCCCTCGGAGCCCGACCCTTTGGCTCACCGTTATCTCCCGGTCTGGTTTTGACAGTTTTGGAGGCTTCGAACAGCCCTAGACCGCCAAAGCCAGACGGGGAGCTTGCAGTCGCAGTCCTCCGAACTCAGCGACGCTCGCCTCACGAACCCAAACCCCATCACAAGTTTGGGTTTACGAGGAGACGAAAACTTGGGATGATGCTGCAGAGTGCCAGGTAGGATGGGCCCGTCTACGTGACCGGACGGACTTCGAGAACCCAAACCCAAGAAGGGCTCAGAAGTGAGCCGGCAAGGGAGACCGACATTGGATGCCAGAGACGACGAAGCACGCCTGTTCGACGCGCACTGTCACCTCGACTGGTTCGCCCACCCAACCCGCGTGGCACGCGAGGCCGACGCCGCGGGCCTCGACGTCCTCGCGGTGACGGTCACGCCGGAGGGATGGCGCACGGCGGCGGGCGAGCTCGCGGGCTGCCCCAACGTCGCCCTCGCAGCGGGGCTGCACCCCTGGTGGGCCGCCAACGGCCACTGCGGCGAGCACGACGTCGACGAGCTCTGCCGCGCCGTCGAGGACCAGCGCCTCGTGGGCGAGGTGGGGCTCGACCGCTCGAGGGGACGCGATGCGCCCGACGCCTGGAGCGCGCAGGCCGCTGCCTTCGAGCGCGTCTGCGCGGCGGCTGCCGGGGCGAGCGCGGCGGGGGCTCCCCGGGTCCTCTCGATACACTCCGCGTGCGCCGCGACCGACGTCCTGGACGTCCTCGAGCGCACCGGGGCCGCCGGGTGCTGCCGCTGCGTACTGCACTGGTTCTCGGGGTCGACGCCCGAGCTCTGGCGCGCAGTGCGAGCGGGGTGCTGGTTCTCGTTCGGGGAGCGCTCGCTCGCCACGGGGCGCGGCCGCGAGTACGCGCGTCTCGTACCCGCCGCGCGCCTCCTCACCGAGACGGACCTGCCCGCAGCCGCCGGTGACAAGGGAGGCGCGGCGACTCTCGTCGACTCTGTCGGCCGCACGCTCGACAGCCTGGCCCGCGCGCGGGGAGCCGACGTGCGCGCCCTCGTGGCCCAAAACGCGCGGGCACTTCTCGGCGACTGACGGCGATTGAGCCAAAACGATGGGCGCGGCGGCGTGGGGGCGCTTCTCGGCTCAAGATGGTAGAGTTGGTAGATTCTGTAGGTCCGTGCAGGGAGATTCATGAAGCCACTTCGCAAGACCACGCGCGCGAGGAACCTGCTCTCGTCCACGATGCTGGCCAGCTCCTCGGTCGACCTTGATCTGCCCCTCAATGACGTCGTGATCGTCTTCGCTTGCAGCGAGAACTTCGTGCCCTATCTCTCGGTGGCGATCCAGTCGATCGTGGACAACGCGGGCGCCACGCGGCGCTACGACATCATCGTCCTCACCCGCAACATCTCCCCCGCCTCCATGATCACGCTCACGCGCCAGACCAAGTCGGACAACGTGGGGATTGGCTTTCTGGACGTGGACGCGGCCCTGGGCGACGTCGAGCTCCCCTACCACGGCCACTTTCGCCCCGAGACCTACTTCCGCCTGCTCGCCCCGTCCCTGCTCCCCAACGTGGACAAGGCCATCTACCTCGACTCCGACCTCATCGTAGACGTCGACGTCGCCGAGCTCTACGACGTCGACGTAGAGGGATACCCCCTAGCCGCCACGCGCGACGCGGACACCATCGGCCAGATTGACGGCTACGACGCCACCGTGGGGCCCTACCTCGCCTACGAGCTGGGGA
This is a stretch of genomic DNA from Thermophilibacter immobilis. It encodes these proteins:
- a CDS encoding ABC transporter ATP-binding protein — translated: MTAALEARGLGFSYGDEPVWEDVSLSLEAGQVAFLVGPNGAGKSTLLRCLAGWLAPSAGAVLLDGNPFGGRRRLAPRELVYVPDVPAFYDDLTAAEHISFVLAANDARDLGPRAEELMGSLGLAGHEQALPSSYSRGMREKLACVLALMLSPRVVLLDEPHGPLDPEAARALSGELSCAARAGAAILLSCHHDVPALEPDLVVRLEGGRLAREGVRA
- a CDS encoding valine--tRNA ligase, translated to MEEMPKTYDPQAAEPELIQKWIDAGCYQRSKGVGDCTVVIPPPNVTGILHMGHAMDDTIQDTYVRYSRMRGRSTRWILGTDHAGIATQTKVDKKLKDEGVSRLKIGREKFLDACWDWTRAYGGTIVSQIKRMGCSIDFSDEKFTMSPEFSRAVRKVFCDWYHGGLIYRGKRIVNWCPSCATAISDDEAEYKDEKGHLWYLRYPLAEPVDGIDHVTVATTRPETMLGDTGIAVSPSDEAKAGLVGKTVVLPIVDREIPIFADWHVDADFGTGFVKVTPAHDPNDYAMGQAHDLPQINIFDEHAHVVEGYGEFSGMDRDACREAVVAWFDEHGLLERVEELDHSVMHCYRCDTVLEPWLSEQWFVAVDKLKERATEVVRSGEVSFHPERWTETYLTWMDNLKDWCISRQLWWGHRIPVFYCDECGWEDALEEDVDVCPHCGAKVHQDPDVLDTWFSSQLWTFATQGWPEHPEGLAGHHPTKVLVTARDIIALWVARMIMSSLYFTDEVPFHDVYIYATILAKDGSRMSKSKGNGVDPMELIEKYGADAMRFNLLTLVTNNQDVKFDATIDKKTHELLESPRTEQAKGFVTKVWNASRFVQMNLDGYEPGPAAAATEADAWMLSRLAREVELATGQLESYEFGDYARGLESFFRNEVCDWYVELCKGRLVGEDAAERLQVQRNLVFALDTCMRLLHPVMPFVTESVWDALPASGLDAHDAQFLMVAAWPEPEAYAGLVNDEAEGSFELLRSVVGAVRSTRARYRLSPKERLVTSARMGEADAARFTTLAPLAERLANVGLSFGPEARKPVGSVSVSDGALEVFVELGDVIDLEAERVRLSKELARAEKDLASVERTLGNAGFVAKAAPEVIEKKRAQAAELEAMIAQVTEQIRDFS
- a CDS encoding TatD family hydrolase, with the protein product MDARDDEARLFDAHCHLDWFAHPTRVAREADAAGLDVLAVTVTPEGWRTAAGELAGCPNVALAAGLHPWWAANGHCGEHDVDELCRAVEDQRLVGEVGLDRSRGRDAPDAWSAQAAAFERVCAAAAGASAAGAPRVLSIHSACAATDVLDVLERTGAAGCCRCVLHWFSGSTPELWRAVRAGCWFSFGERSLATGRGREYARLVPAARLLTETDLPAAAGDKGGAATLVDSVGRTLDSLARARGADVRALVAQNARALLGD